A single region of the Triticum dicoccoides isolate Atlit2015 ecotype Zavitan chromosome 2B, WEW_v2.0, whole genome shotgun sequence genome encodes:
- the LOC119363204 gene encoding endoplasmic reticulum chaperone BiP-like isoform X1, translating into MLSGERILPPATSLAAFGLPRYPHPCSPLIFLLPPPSPLPFEIEIKERQSKSHHAKHRERRHFHLPANSKSERAIPMRGEEAEMAKGEGPAIGIDLGMTYSCVGVWQHDRVEIIANDQGNRTTPSYVNFTDTERLIGDAAKNQVAMNPTNTVFDLDALAE; encoded by the exons ATGCTGTCGGGGGAGAGGATCTTGCCGCCGGCAACCAGCCTCGCCGCATTTGGCCTCCCCAGGTACCCACACCCCTGTAGCCCCCTGATTTTCCTCCTACCCCCTCCCTCCCCACTCCCGTTCGAAATCGAAATCAAAGAGAGGCAAAGCAAATCGCACCATGCAAAACACAGAGAGCGCCGCCATTTCCATCTTCCGGCGAACTCCAAAAGCGAGCGAGCGATTCCCATGAGAGGAGAGGAGGCGGAGATGGCCAAGGGCGAGGGGCCGGCGATCGGCATCGACCTCGGGATGACCTACTCCTGCGTCGGCGTCTGGCAGCATGACCGAGTTGAGATCATCGCCAACGACCAGGGCAACCGCACCACGCCCTCCTACGTCAACTTCACCGACACCGAGCGCCTCATCGGCGACGCCGCCAAGAACCAGGTCGCCATGAACCCCACAAACACCGTCTTCG ATTTAGATGCACTTGCGGAGTAA
- the LOC119363204 gene encoding heat shock 70 kDa protein-like isoform X2 — translation MLSGERILPPATSLAAFGLPRERRHFHLPANSKSERAIPMRGEEAEMAKGEGPAIGIDLGMTYSCVGVWQHDRVEIIANDQGNRTTPSYVNFTDTERLIGDAAKNQVAMNPTNTVFDLDALAE, via the exons ATGCTGTCGGGGGAGAGGATCTTGCCGCCGGCAACCAGCCTCGCCGCATTTGGCCTCCCCAG AGAGCGCCGCCATTTCCATCTTCCGGCGAACTCCAAAAGCGAGCGAGCGATTCCCATGAGAGGAGAGGAGGCGGAGATGGCCAAGGGCGAGGGGCCGGCGATCGGCATCGACCTCGGGATGACCTACTCCTGCGTCGGCGTCTGGCAGCATGACCGAGTTGAGATCATCGCCAACGACCAGGGCAACCGCACCACGCCCTCCTACGTCAACTTCACCGACACCGAGCGCCTCATCGGCGACGCCGCCAAGAACCAGGTCGCCATGAACCCCACAAACACCGTCTTCG ATTTAGATGCACTTGCGGAGTAA